In the genome of Pseudomonas fluorescens, the window CGAGGGCAGGCAGGTCATGCGCCGTTGACGCAATACGCCAAAGGCCTGCAGCGCCACGGCTGGCGCTTCGGCGATACCGGCGAACAGGCGACCGGCTGCCGCCTGATCCTTGATCAATTGTTGCAAGGGTTGGTGTGCTGCCAGGTGCTGCGAACCCACCGCACCTCCCGGCAAGGCAATCAGGTCGAAGGGTTGCGCCAGCAAGTCCACCAGCATCGCATCGGACGTCAGGCGAGTGCCGCGGGCGCAGGTGAGCATGCGCCGCCCTTCGATACTGGCCACCACCACTTCTACTTTGGCGCGGCGCAGTACGTCGATCAGGGTCACGGTTTGCAGGTCGTCGGTGCCCTCGGCAAGGGCAATCAAGGCTCTAAAGGTCATCAGGTATTGTCCACGGAATGATCTTTTAAGCGTAGTCAGCTTTCCCGACCCTTGTTCGAGGCGTGTGTTTACTTGATGTAAAGCTGCGTCGACATCGTGTTGCCGGGCGCGTTGATCGAGGTATTGCTGAAGGTCAACGTGCCTTCCTGCTTGCCCGCCAGATTGAGGGCGTACAAATAGCCGACGGTTTTTTCCCCGGGGGTGCAACTGGTCAGGTTGCCGTTCTTGAACGCGCAAACCGGCGTCCGTGTGCCGTTCACCTCGAAACCGTCGAGGGCGACATGGGCCTCACGCCCGTAACCCACCTCCAGCACGTACACCGTGATGTTCGGGCCATTGTGATCGCAGCGCGTCCGGGTTTGCCCTTCGTCGATGTTCTCGACACCACAGGACGGCGACGCGACTTTGAGTACTTTCAATTGCGTCAGTGGCGCAGCAGAGGCCGCCACGGCCGTTTGAGTCCCGAGAAACAACGCCACCCATGCTCCGAAGGCGGCAACCAGACGCTTTTTCATGCAGGACCCATCCACCCCAAAAAACCAGCGCGCAGTATGGCGCACTTGGCTTTGTCGCAAAACATCGACGACGATCACCGCCAAAGCAGCCATATTCCCAAGCTACTGGTATGATGCGCGGCTTTTTCCGGCCCACAGTAATTTCCAGGCGCGCTCTGCTGCCTGTGCTTTGCTGTTGAGGTCGATACATTCACGGCGCCCGGCGCGCCACGGGGAGCAGACATGCTGGAAAGGCTGTTTCAACTCAAGGCACACAACACCAACGTGCGGACCGAGATTCTGGCGGGCGTCACGACCTTTTTGGCCATGGCCTACATTCTGTTCGTCAACCCGAGCATCCTCGGCGAGACCGGCATGGACAAGGGCGCGGTGTTCGTCGCCACCTGTCTGGCCGCCGCCATCGGCTCGACGACCATGGGCCTGATCGCCAACTACCCGATCGCCCTCGCACCGGGCATGGGCCTGAACGCCTTCTTTACCTACACCGTGGTCCTGCACATGGGCCATACCTGGCAAGTGGCGCTCGGCGCGGTGTTCATCTCGGCGGTGTGTTTCTTCCTGCTGTCGATCTTCCGCATCCGTGAATGGATCATCAACAGCATCCCGCTGCCGCTGCGCTCGGCGATTGCCGCCGGCATCGGCCTGTTCCTGGCACTGATCGCCCTGCACAACGCCGGCATCGTGGTCAGCAACCCGGCGACCATGGTCGGCCTCGGTGACCTGAAACAACCGGCTCCGATCCTCGCTACCCTCGGTTTTGCCCTGATCGTCGCCCTCGAAGCCCTTGCCGTGCGCGGCGCAGTGCTGATCGGCATTCTGGTGGTGACCATCATTTCCATCGTGATGGGCTTCACCCCATTCGGCGGCGTGATGTCGATGCCGCCGTCCCTGGCCCCGACTTTCCTGCAACTGGACATCAAGGGTGCGCTGGACATCGGTCTGGTCAGCGTTATCTTCGCCTTCCTGTTCGTCGACCTGTTCGACAACTCCGGCACCCTGATCGGTGTGGCCAAGCGCGCCGGTCTGATGCGCAAAGACGGCCACATGCCGAAAATGGGCCGCGCGCTGATCGCCGACAGCACCGCAGCCATGGCCGGTTCCCTGCTGGGCACTTCGACCACCACCAGCTACATCGAATCCGCCGCCGGCGTGAGTGCCGGTGGCCGCACCGGCCTGACCGCCATCGTAGTGGCGTTCCTGTTCCTGCTGGCGCTGTTCTTCTCGCCACTGGCCGCCAGCGTTCCGGCCTTCGCCACCGCACCGGCACTGCTGTTCGTCGCCGTGCTGATGACATCCGGCCTGGCCGAAATAGACTGGGACGACATTACCGTCGCCGCGCCGGTGGTGATCACCGCGCTGGCAATGCCGTTCACTTACTCCATCGCCAATGGCATCGCCTTCGGTTTCATTTCCTGGACCGCCATCAAGCTGATGTCCGGTCGCGGCCGTGAGCTGAACCCGGCGCTGGTGATCCTGTCGATTCTGTTCGTGATCAAGCTGGGTTGGTTCAACGCATGACTTTTGATTCCCAGGCCTACGCCGTTCAGCTCGAAGAAAAGATCACGCGCTTGCGTGACCTGCTGGCCCCGTTCGATGCACCGGAGCCAGCCGTTTTCGATTCGCCGCTGCAGAACTTCCGCCTGCGCGCCGAGTTCCGCCTGTGGCGCGAGGCCGGCGAGCGTCACTACGCGATGTTTTCCCAGGAAGACAAACGCACGCCAATCCTGATCGAAGAGTTCCCGATCGCCAGCCTGCGCATCAACCAGTTGATGCCGCAGCTGAAGGCAGCGTGGCAAGCGAGTGCGCCCCTGAGCCACAAGCTGTTCCAGGTGGAGTTCCTGACCACTCTGGCCGGCGACGCGATGATCACCCTGTGCTATCACCGCCCGCTGGACGAGCACTGGCATGCGGCGGCGTCGAAACTCGCGGCCGACCTGAACGTCAGCATCATCGGCCGCTCCAAGGGCAAGCGCGAAGTCATCGGTCACGATTACGTGGTCGAGAAGCTGGAAGTCGGCGGCCGCACCTTCAGCTATCGCCAGCCCGAAGGCGCGTTCACCCAGCCCAACGGCACGGTGAACCAGAAGATGCTCAACTGGGCATACGATGCGCTTGGCGATCGCTCCGATGATTTGCTGGAGCTGTATTGCGGCAACGGCAACTTCACCCTGCCGCTCGCCACCCGCGTGCGCAAAGTGCTGGCCACCGAAATCAGCAAGACCTCGGTCAACGCAGCGCTGAGCAACCTCAGCGAAAACGCGGTGGATAACGTCACCCTGGTGCGTTTGTCCGCTGAAGAGCTGACCGAAGCCCTGAATGAAGTGCGCCCGTTCCGGCGCCTGCATGGCATCGACCTCAAGAGCTACGAGTTCGGCAGCGTGTTCGTCGACCCGCCCCGTGCCGGCATGGACCCGGACACCTGCGAGCTGACCCGGCGCTTCGACAACATCCTGTACATCTCCTGCAACCCGGAGACCCTGGCAGCCAACATCGCCCAACTGCACGACACCCACCGCATCACCCAATGCGCGATGTTCGACCAGTTCCCGTGGACCCATCACATGGAATCCGGGGTGATGCTGACCCGGCGTTGATGGCGCCTGCCAGGCACAAAAAAGCCGTCTTCACGACGGCTTTTTTGTGGGTACCTGCAAGACAACATCGACCTTGCGCGGGCGCCCGCCTTTCCTGCCGTTGGCCCGCGCAGCTTCAGACTTTGCGGCGCTGCTCTGGCGACCATTGCGCGAAGCGACGACCGAGGTCGCCATGGCCATCAGCGGCTTGCTCGCAGAAATCATCCCGGCGATGGATACATGCAGGTCCTTACCTTCATGGCACAGGGCAGTACCCGCGTAGCCGACAGTCAGACTGGCGAAGTCCCCGCCCTCAAAATCATCGAACTCCGGATAGTTGGCCACGGGCAACAATACGCCGCTGCCGTCTTCGAAGCTGACGGCCAGACAGGGGGCCAGGTAGGTAACCGCTGTCGCTTGCAGGCTATTTTTTCTACGTAGTTCGCCACGTTCAATGGCTTTGTCCAGGCTACTTTCCGTAACGGGACTATCGACCTGAACCTTGGCTTTTATCGTTTTCATAATTCGATCTCCACACCTTCCTGTGCACCTATCAGGGACAGCAACGTCTTGTTCGATTCAGGTTCGTAGCAAGCCGATCCAATCATATTGGTGGTACTGACAACCCTTTTCACCACAACGACTTCGTTGCTTTGCCAGTCCCACAGTTGATTATCAAGACAGGCTGTTTGTAATTTTCGCCACCAGATGCCCCGGGCGCGCCGCAAATGGGCAGGTTGCTGGAGCGATTGGCGCAATCCCTCAAGCACCGCCAACGGTGGCCGACGCGATAGCGGAACTACATCCCAGAGCTCGACACCGTTGTGCCAAAAGCTGAACCTGAATCTCGCACTCCACGTACCCGCCTCCACATGCGCATGAGGCGGACAATGCTCGTCTCGCAACATGATCACTACCGACAGTCCTTTGTAATTGCATACCTTCATGCTAACCCATCCGTTAGGTTAATGAATCCGAGAATTCGGCATTCCCTGGAAAACCCGACCGCTGGCATCGGCCGTCGAATCATTTCTTGCGTCCTCAGGCTAGCGTCCTGGCGTTTCCCGGCCCTGCGGAACACCACGCAAAATGGTAAGAAATCCTTTCATTACGGCGCTGGCACCTGATAAATACTGATCCAGTATCTTCATCTGATCCCCGGTGTAATCAATCATGCAGCGACAATTCGACGATCTTCAGTTGGGCAGCATTGAGCTGTTTTGCCTGGCCGCCGAGGCCGGCAGTTTTACTGCCGCGGCGCTGGTGGCGGGTGTCACCCCCGCGGCCGTGAGCCGTTCGGTGTCGCGCATGGAGGAGCGCCTGGGCGTGCGTCTGTTTGCGCGCACCACCCGCAGCGTGAAGCTGACCGACAGTGGCCGCCGCTATTACGAGGAGTGCCGCTTGGCCCTGGCGCAACTGATCGAGGCCCAGCGCGAGGTGATGGGCCAGCAGCAAGTGCCTTCCGGTACCTTGCGCATCAGTATTCCGACCACCTACGCGCATCATCGAATCCTGCCTTTGTTGCCCGAATTTCGGGCGCGCTATCCGGCGGTGAAGGTCGAGTCGCACATCAGTAATCGCAACATCGATTTCGTCGGCGAAGGCTACGACATGGCGATTCGCGTGCGAGCCATCCCGGATTCCGGCCTGATCGCCCGACCGTTGGAAGATGCCGCCCTGGTGATGATCGCCAGCCCTGATTACCTGAAACGGGCCGGCATTCCGCAAACCCTCGACGACCTCGAAAACCACGAATGCATCCAGTACGAATTGCCCAGCAGCGGCCGGCGCATTGCCTGGCTGTTCAACGATGAAGGCGTGCCCCGGGAGATTCTGGCCGAGGGCAGCCTCAGCTGTTCCGACGATGTGCTGGGCGGTGTCACCTTGGCCAAACACG includes:
- a CDS encoding DJ-1 family glyoxalase III; its protein translation is MTFRALIALAEGTDDLQTVTLIDVLRRAKVEVVVASIEGRRMLTCARGTRLTSDAMLVDLLAQPFDLIALPGGAVGSQHLAAHQPLQQLIKDQAAAGRLFAGIAEAPAVALQAFGVLRQRRMTCLPSASHQLSGCTFVDQPVVVDGNCITAQGSGAALAFALALVEQLCGKAISTAVAGELLV
- a CDS encoding DUF4879 domain-containing protein — protein: MKKRLVAAFGAWVALFLGTQTAVAASAAPLTQLKVLKVASPSCGVENIDEGQTRTRCDHNGPNITVYVLEVGYGREAHVALDGFEVNGTRTPVCAFKNGNLTSCTPGEKTVGYLYALNLAGKQEGTLTFSNTSINAPGNTMSTQLYIK
- a CDS encoding NCS2 family permease; this translates as MLERLFQLKAHNTNVRTEILAGVTTFLAMAYILFVNPSILGETGMDKGAVFVATCLAAAIGSTTMGLIANYPIALAPGMGLNAFFTYTVVLHMGHTWQVALGAVFISAVCFFLLSIFRIREWIINSIPLPLRSAIAAGIGLFLALIALHNAGIVVSNPATMVGLGDLKQPAPILATLGFALIVALEALAVRGAVLIGILVVTIISIVMGFTPFGGVMSMPPSLAPTFLQLDIKGALDIGLVSVIFAFLFVDLFDNSGTLIGVAKRAGLMRKDGHMPKMGRALIADSTAAMAGSLLGTSTTTSYIESAAGVSAGGRTGLTAIVVAFLFLLALFFSPLAASVPAFATAPALLFVAVLMTSGLAEIDWDDITVAAPVVITALAMPFTYSIANGIAFGFISWTAIKLMSGRGRELNPALVILSILFVIKLGWFNA
- the trmA gene encoding tRNA (uridine(54)-C5)-methyltransferase TrmA; translation: MTFDSQAYAVQLEEKITRLRDLLAPFDAPEPAVFDSPLQNFRLRAEFRLWREAGERHYAMFSQEDKRTPILIEEFPIASLRINQLMPQLKAAWQASAPLSHKLFQVEFLTTLAGDAMITLCYHRPLDEHWHAAASKLAADLNVSIIGRSKGKREVIGHDYVVEKLEVGGRTFSYRQPEGAFTQPNGTVNQKMLNWAYDALGDRSDDLLELYCGNGNFTLPLATRVRKVLATEISKTSVNAALSNLSENAVDNVTLVRLSAEELTEALNEVRPFRRLHGIDLKSYEFGSVFVDPPRAGMDPDTCELTRRFDNILYISCNPETLAANIAQLHDTHRITQCAMFDQFPWTHHMESGVMLTRR
- a CDS encoding DUF2442 domain-containing protein, with the translated sequence MKTIKAKVQVDSPVTESSLDKAIERGELRRKNSLQATAVTYLAPCLAVSFEDGSGVLLPVANYPEFDDFEGGDFASLTVGYAGTALCHEGKDLHVSIAGMISASKPLMAMATSVVASRNGRQSSAAKSEAARANGRKGGRPRKVDVVLQVPTKKPS
- a CDS encoding DUF4160 domain-containing protein encodes the protein MKVCNYKGLSVVIMLRDEHCPPHAHVEAGTWSARFRFSFWHNGVELWDVVPLSRRPPLAVLEGLRQSLQQPAHLRRARGIWWRKLQTACLDNQLWDWQSNEVVVVKRVVSTTNMIGSACYEPESNKTLLSLIGAQEGVEIEL
- a CDS encoding LysR family transcriptional regulator — encoded protein: MQRQFDDLQLGSIELFCLAAEAGSFTAAALVAGVTPAAVSRSVSRMEERLGVRLFARTTRSVKLTDSGRRYYEECRLALAQLIEAQREVMGQQQVPSGTLRISIPTTYAHHRILPLLPEFRARYPAVKVESHISNRNIDFVGEGYDMAIRVRAIPDSGLIARPLEDAALVMIASPDYLKRAGIPQTLDDLENHECIQYELPSSGRRIAWLFNDEGVPREILAEGSLSCSDDVLGGVTLAKHGAGLFQTYRFIVEKELADGSLVEVLKPYGGRSRPFTLLYPQSRHVPLRLRAFIDFLVEHLPR